Proteins from a single region of Negativicutes bacterium:
- the cydB gene encoding cytochrome d ubiquinol oxidase subunit II, whose amino-acid sequence MDLNIIWFILITVLFIGFFFLEGFDYGVGGLLPFLGKTDVERRMIINTIGPVWDGNEVWMITAGGALFAAFPHVYATMFSSFYLALFLILLALIVRGVGFEFRSKDDSPVWRNTWDYLICFGSVVPALVWGIAVTNLIKGLAINEKMIYTGSFFDLFSVYTIVGGLTFLTLFLFHGALFITLKVEGDLINRAGELAKKIGIVAGISFALCGILTYTNTDLFNSMLATISLILAVVLLGGSYCYVTVGKYGRAFIASSLSIAMVTLAFFAGLFPRFIVSTLNEAWSLNIYNAASSPYTLKIMTIAAFILVPIVLVYQGWTYWVFRKRVGAKDLEY is encoded by the coding sequence ATGGATCTAAATATTATTTGGTTTATTTTAATTACAGTGCTGTTTATTGGCTTCTTCTTTCTCGAAGGTTTTGATTATGGGGTCGGTGGCTTGTTGCCGTTTTTGGGTAAAACTGATGTAGAGCGTCGGATGATTATCAATACTATTGGACCGGTGTGGGATGGTAATGAAGTTTGGATGATTACGGCGGGCGGAGCATTATTTGCTGCTTTTCCACACGTTTATGCGACAATGTTTAGTAGTTTTTATTTGGCGTTGTTTTTAATCTTGTTAGCACTGATTGTTAGAGGAGTAGGGTTTGAGTTTCGCAGTAAGGACGATAGTCCGGTTTGGCGCAATACTTGGGATTACTTGATTTGCTTTGGTAGCGTGGTTCCGGCGTTAGTCTGGGGAATTGCGGTGACAAATCTGATTAAGGGACTGGCTATTAATGAAAAAATGATTTATACCGGTTCGTTTTTTGATTTATTTAGTGTCTATACTATTGTTGGTGGGTTAACTTTTTTAACTTTATTTTTATTTCATGGTGCATTATTTATCACCTTAAAGGTTGAAGGTGATTTAATTAATAGAGCCGGTGAGCTGGCTAAAAAAATCGGGATTGTGGCCGGTATCAGCTTTGCACTTTGTGGTATTTTAACTTATACTAATACTGATTTATTTAATAGTATGTTGGCGACAATTAGTTTGATTTTGGCAGTTGTTTTATTAGGGGGCAGTTATTGCTATGTGACTGTAGGCAAGTATGGTAGAGCTTTTATTGCTAGTTCTTTAAGTATTGCGATGGTTACATTGGCTTTTTTTGCAGGACTATTCCCGCGCTTCATTGTTTCTACTTTGAATGAAGCTTGGAGTCTTAATATTTATAATGCAGCTTCTTCACCTTATACTCTGAAAATCATGACGATAGCAGCTTTTATTTTGGTGCCGATTGTTTTGGTGTATCAAGGTTGGACGTATTGGGTGTTTAGAAAAAGAGTTGGAGCCAAAGATTTGGAGTATTAG
- a CDS encoding cytochrome ubiquinol oxidase subunit I has product MDIVILSRLQFAITTLYHFLFIPLTLGLAFFIAVLETMYVKTDNVKYKEMAKFWGKLFLVNFSMGVVTGIVQEFHFGMNWSEYSRFMGDIFGAPLALEALTAFFLESTFLGIWIFGWDKLGKKLHAACIWIVALASNLSGFWILVANSFMQHPVGYVINNGRAEMVDFIALITNSYVVGQFLHNFLASIVTTAFFVLAISAYKVYQKANTNEFTLSLKMSLVLATVGLLGVMGTGHLQAQQVAAMQPMKLAAVEALWETKNPAPFGIYAKIDEIKQENDHEISVPYLLTALVYNDLKGEVKGIKELQARAVEQHGAGHYIPDVTGLFWSFRIMIVSGLIMAGVVFISLIGWFRKTLFESKWILKLLILVLPLPYLANSTGWYVTEAGRQPWIVVGLQKVSSAVSPNLTPLEVNITLIGFTLIYAILAVVAVKVGFKFVKKGLTSEGGAN; this is encoded by the coding sequence TTGGATATTGTAATTTTATCAAGACTACAGTTTGCGATTACAACTTTGTACCATTTTTTATTCATCCCGTTAACCTTAGGCTTAGCTTTTTTCATTGCTGTTTTAGAAACAATGTATGTTAAAACAGATAATGTTAAATATAAAGAGATGGCTAAGTTTTGGGGTAAATTATTTCTTGTGAATTTCTCAATGGGCGTTGTTACAGGAATTGTGCAGGAGTTTCATTTTGGGATGAACTGGTCGGAGTATTCTAGGTTTATGGGTGATATTTTTGGTGCGCCATTAGCCTTAGAAGCTTTGACAGCATTTTTCTTGGAGTCAACTTTTTTAGGGATATGGATTTTTGGTTGGGATAAACTCGGCAAAAAGTTACATGCTGCTTGTATTTGGATTGTAGCGTTAGCTAGTAATTTATCAGGGTTTTGGATTTTGGTAGCAAATTCCTTTATGCAACATCCGGTAGGTTATGTTATCAATAATGGCCGAGCAGAAATGGTTGATTTTATTGCACTTATTACTAATTCTTATGTGGTTGGGCAGTTTTTACATAATTTTCTAGCAAGTATTGTTACAACGGCTTTTTTTGTTTTAGCAATTAGTGCTTATAAAGTTTACCAAAAAGCTAATACAAATGAATTTACGTTGTCTTTAAAAATGAGTTTAGTTTTAGCAACAGTAGGGTTGTTGGGGGTTATGGGAACCGGACATTTGCAAGCGCAACAAGTGGCGGCGATGCAACCAATGAAATTGGCGGCAGTGGAGGCGCTATGGGAGACGAAAAATCCGGCACCGTTTGGTATTTATGCAAAAATTGATGAAATTAAACAAGAAAATGATCATGAAATTAGTGTGCCATATTTATTAACGGCATTGGTTTATAATGATCTTAAAGGTGAAGTTAAAGGAATTAAAGAACTGCAAGCTAGAGCGGTTGAACAGCATGGTGCAGGTCATTATATTCCGGATGTTACTGGTTTGTTTTGGAGTTTCCGCATTATGATTGTGTCAGGTTTAATAATGGCGGGAGTCGTTTTTATCAGTTTAATTGGTTGGTTTAGAAAAACTTTATTTGAAAGTAAATGGATATTAAAATTGCTTATTTTAGTGTTGCCATTGCCGTATTTGGCTAATAGCACCGGTTGGTATGTTACTGAAGCTGGTCGGCAGCCTTGGATTGTAGTGGGCTTACAAAAAGTTAGTAGTGCAGTTTCGCCGAACTTAACACCACTGGAAGTTAATATAACGTTGATTGGCTTTACGCTTATTTATGCTATTTTAGCCGTGGTTGCAGTAAAAGTAGGTTTTAAATTTGTTAAAAAAGGGCTAACCAGTGAAGGAGGTGCTAATTAA
- the cydD gene encoding thiol reductant ABC exporter subunit CydD: MFDRNLLLELKTHQKSAVLLCLLVLLNGFLLVAQANLIMVIINSVFSEGLVIGSMKNYFYCLLLALVLRSAVIFFHELLAHKIGQAVKYNLQQRILKKLMDLGPVALASKQSGQLLNLVTEGISSLEVYFYKYLPQLVITLFIPLIILSIVFKLDFISGIILLITVPLMPLFMILIGKMSGQASSKQWQVLKYLSGHFLDVIKGLKTLKLFGRSTEQIEVIEKISNDFKDVTLGVLKIAFVSALVLELIATMGIAMVAVSIGLRLLAGEMVFSVAFLILLLIPEFYLPFRQLGTSFHAGMNAMAASSNLYQTLLLENDELKGSIIIKTFDFSTIEFQAVSYVYPDQRKGLQECNFKIELGEKVAVVGSSGAGKSTVLNLLQGLITPTAGSIVIDSIPLKSINLKSWSEHIICINQRPHIFATTILDNIKIANKSADFEAVRTAVQLADATAFIENLPQGYDTVVGEGGVALSGGQIRRISLARAFLSKAKIILLDEPMEGLDIETELAILKSLEKLSVQKTIIVVSHKLNMTVNFDKVILLSEGAVIECGTPAELIKGKSYYAKLLQAYRGIR; encoded by the coding sequence ATGTTTGATAGAAACTTGTTACTTGAGCTAAAAACTCACCAAAAGTCGGCGGTGCTACTCTGCTTGTTAGTGTTACTAAACGGCTTTTTGTTGGTGGCACAAGCTAATTTAATAATGGTTATTATCAATAGTGTCTTTAGTGAAGGGTTAGTAATCGGCAGTATGAAAAATTATTTTTACTGCCTATTACTAGCTCTTGTTTTGCGTTCAGCGGTTATATTTTTTCATGAACTTTTAGCACATAAGATTGGCCAGGCGGTAAAATATAATTTACAACAAAGGATTTTGAAAAAATTAATGGATCTAGGGCCGGTAGCCTTAGCGAGTAAACAAAGTGGACAACTGCTGAATTTGGTGACTGAGGGTATTTCTAGTTTAGAAGTTTATTTTTACAAATATTTGCCGCAGTTAGTAATAACTTTATTTATACCGCTGATTATTTTGAGTATTGTTTTTAAGTTAGACTTTATAAGTGGGATAATTTTATTGATAACAGTGCCGCTAATGCCACTGTTTATGATTTTAATTGGTAAAATGTCAGGTCAAGCTAGTAGTAAACAATGGCAGGTTTTAAAATATCTTAGTGGTCATTTTTTAGATGTTATTAAAGGTTTAAAAACTTTAAAACTGTTTGGGCGTAGTACCGAGCAGATTGAAGTTATTGAAAAAATAAGTAATGATTTTAAGGATGTAACGCTGGGTGTGTTAAAAATTGCGTTTGTATCAGCGTTGGTCTTAGAATTGATTGCGACAATGGGCATAGCAATGGTAGCAGTATCGATCGGACTAAGGCTATTAGCGGGTGAGATGGTTTTTAGTGTGGCTTTTTTAATTTTATTGTTGATTCCAGAATTTTATTTGCCGTTTCGTCAGTTAGGAACTAGTTTTCATGCTGGGATGAATGCAATGGCAGCAAGTTCCAATCTTTACCAGACCTTGTTGCTAGAAAATGATGAACTGAAGGGTAGTATCATAATTAAAACCTTTGACTTTTCGACGATTGAATTTCAAGCAGTAAGCTATGTTTATCCTGATCAGCGCAAGGGTTTACAGGAATGTAATTTTAAAATTGAATTGGGTGAAAAGGTTGCAGTGGTCGGTAGTAGCGGTGCTGGCAAAAGTACGGTTTTAAATTTATTGCAAGGTTTAATAACGCCAACGGCAGGTAGTATTGTAATAGATTCAATTCCGTTAAAGTCAATTAATCTTAAAAGTTGGTCGGAACATATTATTTGTATTAATCAAAGACCACATATTTTTGCGACTACTATTTTAGATAATATTAAAATAGCTAATAAAAGTGCTGATTTTGAGGCAGTAAGAACGGCGGTGCAACTTGCCGATGCTACTGCTTTTATTGAAAATTTACCACAAGGCTATGATACGGTAGTCGGTGAGGGTGGGGTAGCATTAAGTGGCGGTCAAATACGCAGAATATCGTTAGCGCGAGCTTTTTTGAGTAAAGCTAAAATAATTTTATTAGATGAGCCGATGGAAGGCTTGGATATTGAGACGGAGCTGGCAATTTTAAAATCATTAGAAAAACTTAGTGTTCAAAAAACAATTATTGTAGTTTCGCATAAACTAAATATGACTGTTAATTTTGATAAGGTTATTTTATTGTCAGAGGGTGCAGTAATAGAGTGTGGAACACCGGCGGAGTTAATCAAGGGCAAAAGTTATTATGCAAAGCTACTGCAAGCTTATCGAGGTATAAGATAA